From Chryseobacterium joostei, the proteins below share one genomic window:
- a CDS encoding quinol:cytochrome C oxidoreductase: MYSFSPKLKSTSIILLVVGLVLFGIGFFMNKGLSTEQIEHMMEAVHASGHDAPTHSSEMVGPQDHAAHLEHATMQVHNQPLASLHFVAVFFFGVSCAVLFFYCIQHAAHAGWPIIITRVMEAIASYIPYGGAILVIMMILNITHNGHLFHWMDPELTNPESAHFDVILFEKKRFLNIPFYAIRTIIYVVGASFFAWKLKAQSKKVDDTKSKVEYQMLYRWAVGYIAFFGFASAAWAWDWLMSIDPHWYSTMYIWYSMVSCLSSGIAVIILLSVYLKKNGYLPQFNDNHLHDLGVFLFATSMLWTYTWFAQFMLYWYANVPEEVNYFFGRFQHYGTTFLPMLIVNFLLPLLVLVSSSIKRNYKVVTVMAVVVILGHILDYFNMVMPGTVGPYWKTPEVFILILGALLFVVGLFMFTVLSALSKLKLIPTGNPYLHESEIYEYPF, from the coding sequence ATGTATAGTTTTTCACCAAAATTAAAATCAACTTCTATCATACTTCTTGTTGTAGGTTTAGTTCTGTTTGGTATTGGTTTCTTTATGAACAAAGGACTTTCTACTGAGCAAATAGAACACATGATGGAAGCTGTTCATGCTTCTGGACATGACGCTCCTACACACTCAAGTGAAATGGTTGGACCGCAGGACCATGCTGCTCACCTAGAGCATGCTACCATGCAAGTCCACAACCAGCCTTTGGCATCGCTACACTTTGTAGCTGTGTTCTTCTTTGGAGTAAGCTGTGCTGTATTGTTTTTTTACTGTATTCAGCATGCTGCCCACGCTGGTTGGCCAATTATTATTACAAGAGTAATGGAAGCTATTGCTTCTTATATTCCTTACGGAGGTGCTATTCTGGTTATTATGATGATCTTAAATATCACTCACAATGGCCACCTATTCCACTGGATGGATCCGGAATTAACGAATCCTGAATCTGCACACTTTGACGTAATTTTATTCGAAAAGAAAAGATTCTTAAACATACCTTTCTATGCTATCAGAACGATCATCTATGTAGTAGGTGCTTCTTTCTTCGCATGGAAACTTAAAGCTCAGTCTAAAAAAGTAGACGATACTAAATCTAAAGTTGAGTATCAAATGCTTTACAGATGGGCAGTAGGATATATCGCATTCTTCGGATTTGCTTCTGCTGCTTGGGCTTGGGACTGGTTGATGTCTATTGACCCTCACTGGTATTCTACAATGTATATCTGGTATTCAATGGTTAGCTGCCTTTCAAGTGGTATTGCTGTAATCATTTTATTAAGTGTTTATCTTAAGAAAAATGGTTATTTACCACAGTTCAATGACAACCACTTACACGATTTAGGAGTATTCCTTTTCGCTACAAGTATGCTTTGGACATATACATGGTTTGCTCAGTTCATGCTTTATTGGTATGCAAACGTTCCGGAAGAGGTTAACTACTTCTTTGGAAGATTCCAACACTATGGTACTACATTCTTACCAATGCTGATTGTAAACTTCTTATTACCACTATTGGTATTAGTAAGTAGCAGCATCAAGAGAAACTACAAAGTAGTAACAGTAATGGCTGTAGTAGTTATCTTAGGACACATCTTAGATTACTTCAACATGGTAATGCCAGGAACGGTAGGACCATACTGGAAAACTCCTGAAGTATTTATATTAATCCTGGGAGCTCTTCTATTCGTAGTTGGATTGTTTATGTTTACTGTTCTTTCCGCTTTATCTAAATTGAAGCTGATTCCTACAGGAAACCCATACTTACACGAATCTGAAATTTATGAGTATCCTTTCTAA
- a CDS encoding c-type cytochrome — MKKNVLRITAVLGLTTVLLNSCGPKENTPLVYFPDMYFPVAYDPLMKAQDAYSDHENEIPAFVKNNGATGLTPVEGSVPQNKDGVFEESLLPKNVDEYNAGYEASKKLTASPLNPANAAKDLERGKVLFDHTCAACHGTGGDGQGPIVQTGAFSGVPNYADRELTVGSVHYVLTNGRNAMGSYAGQLNAGDRWRVAMYVMSAFKKGAAAPAAATAAAPATETTTETKK; from the coding sequence ATGAAAAAGAACGTATTAAGAATTACAGCAGTTTTAGGTTTAACAACAGTTTTACTTAACTCTTGCGGACCAAAGGAGAACACTCCATTGGTATATTTCCCGGATATGTATTTTCCGGTAGCTTATGATCCATTGATGAAAGCTCAGGATGCTTATTCAGATCATGAAAACGAAATTCCTGCTTTTGTTAAAAATAATGGTGCAACAGGTCTTACTCCAGTAGAAGGATCTGTTCCTCAAAATAAAGATGGAGTTTTTGAAGAAAGCTTATTACCAAAGAATGTTGACGAGTACAACGCAGGGTATGAAGCTTCTAAAAAACTGACAGCTTCTCCTCTAAATCCGGCTAATGCAGCTAAGGATCTAGAAAGAGGAAAAGTATTATTTGACCACACTTGTGCTGCATGTCACGGAACAGGAGGTGATGGACAAGGTCCAATTGTACAAACAGGAGCATTCTCTGGAGTACCTAACTATGCTGATAGAGAGCTTACTGTAGGATCTGTTCATTATGTATTAACAAACGGTAGAAATGCAATGGGATCTTATGCGGGACAATTGAACGCAGGAGATAGATGGAGAGTGGCTATGTATGTGATGAGTGCTTTCAAAAAAGGAGCAGCAGCACCGGCAGCAGCTACAGCGGCGGCACCAGCAACTGAAACGACTACCGAAACTAAAAAATAA
- a CDS encoding DUF3341 domain-containing protein: MSTTKIVYGLYADDDDLMNGVKAFNDKGIAINEVYTPFPVHGLDKALGLKKTRISDAAFLYALYGVTIGATVTWYVMNHDWPQNIGGKPAFDWAHNMPAFVVPMFELMVFCAAHMMSLTFLVRNKMYPGAPAQNPDPRTTDDKFMMEFVTEDVESVKQLLIETGVEEITVKDA; this comes from the coding sequence ATGAGCACCACTAAAATTGTATACGGACTTTATGCTGACGACGACGATTTAATGAACGGCGTTAAGGCATTCAACGATAAAGGAATCGCAATAAACGAGGTTTATACTCCGTTTCCGGTTCACGGACTAGACAAGGCTTTAGGGTTAAAGAAAACTAGAATTTCTGATGCCGCATTCTTATATGCTCTTTATGGTGTTACTATTGGTGCTACTGTAACTTGGTATGTAATGAATCATGACTGGCCACAGAATATTGGTGGAAAACCAGCTTTTGACTGGGCACACAATATGCCTGCGTTCGTAGTTCCAATGTTTGAATTAATGGTATTCTGTGCAGCTCACATGATGTCTTTAACTTTCTTAGTTAGAAACAAAATGTATCCGGGAGCTCCAGCTCAGAATCCTGATCCAAGAACTACTGATGATAAATTCATGATGGAATTCGTAACTGAAGATGTAGAATCTGTAAAGCAGTTGCTAATTGAAACTGGAGTTGAAGAAATAACTGTTAAAGACGCTTAA
- the nrfD gene encoding NrfD/PsrC family molybdoenzyme membrane anchor subunit, giving the protein MSGHYEAPIREPLIIGHKTYHDITEDIARPIEERAGKLWWISLYAALVLFIYGFGCIAYTIGTGIGAWGLNRTINWGWDITNFVWWVGIGHAGTLISAVLLLFRQRWRMSVNRSAEAMTIFAVVQAAIFPVIHMGRVWVGYWVFPLPNQFGSLWGNFNSPLLWDVFAISTYFSVSTVFWFMGLIPDFAMIRDRAKTPWTKKIYTFLAFGWGGKAKHWQRFEELSLVLAGLATPLVFSVHTTVSFDFATSVIKGWHSTIYPPYFVAGAIFSGFAMVQTLLLIARKVCHLEEYITMYHIEIMNIVIVLTGGMVTVAYATEYFIGWYSGSRFEDFTYLSPGAAVGPYWWAFWSLIICNLVVPASFWFKKARTNIIWTFIVALIINIGMWFERFDIIVINLSRDYLPGSWTMFKPTIIDVGVYLGTIGFFSVLFLLYARTFPVIAQAELKSILKISGETYKAKEGDEHH; this is encoded by the coding sequence ATGTCAGGACATTACGAAGCTCCGATAAGGGAACCTCTAATTATTGGTCACAAAACTTATCACGATATCACAGAAGATATTGCACGACCTATCGAAGAAAGAGCAGGTAAATTATGGTGGATCTCATTATATGCAGCCTTAGTTCTATTCATCTACGGATTCGGCTGTATCGCTTATACTATCGGAACAGGTATTGGAGCATGGGGGCTTAACAGAACTATTAACTGGGGTTGGGATATTACCAACTTCGTATGGTGGGTAGGTATCGGTCACGCCGGGACCCTAATCTCCGCAGTATTATTATTATTTAGACAGAGATGGAGAATGTCTGTAAACAGATCTGCAGAGGCGATGACGATCTTTGCGGTTGTGCAGGCAGCAATCTTCCCTGTAATCCACATGGGTAGAGTTTGGGTTGGATATTGGGTATTCCCTTTGCCAAACCAATTCGGTTCTCTTTGGGGGAACTTTAACTCTCCTCTACTTTGGGACGTATTTGCGATCTCTACGTATTTCTCAGTATCAACTGTATTCTGGTTCATGGGACTTATCCCTGACTTTGCAATGATCAGAGATAGAGCTAAGACTCCATGGACGAAGAAAATCTATACATTCCTAGCATTCGGATGGGGTGGTAAAGCAAAACACTGGCAAAGATTCGAAGAACTTTCTTTGGTTCTTGCAGGTTTAGCAACTCCACTTGTATTCTCGGTACACACAACGGTATCTTTTGACTTCGCAACTTCAGTTATTAAAGGATGGCACTCTACAATCTACCCTCCTTACTTCGTAGCTGGTGCGATCTTCTCAGGATTCGCAATGGTACAGACTCTATTGTTGATTGCTAGAAAAGTTTGTCACTTAGAAGAATATATCACAATGTATCATATCGAAATTATGAACATCGTAATCGTTCTTACAGGTGGTATGGTAACTGTAGCTTATGCTACTGAATATTTTATCGGATGGTATTCCGGATCAAGATTTGAAGACTTTACTTACCTTTCTCCAGGTGCTGCAGTAGGACCTTACTGGTGGGCATTCTGGTCATTGATCATCTGTAACCTTGTGGTTCCTGCTTCTTTCTGGTTCAAAAAAGCTAGAACGAACATTATCTGGACATTCATTGTTGCATTGATCATTAACATCGGTATGTGGTTTGAGCGTTTTGATATCATCGTTATCAACCTTTCTAGAGACTACTTACCAGGATCTTGGACAATGTTTAAGCCAACGATCATTGATGTGGGTGTATACTTAGGAACTATCGGATTCTTCTCTGTATTATTCTTATTATATGCAAGAACATTCCCTGTAATTGCACAGGCTGAATTAAAATCGATTTTGAAAATCTCAGGTGAAACTTATAAAGCAAAAGAAGGAGATGAGCACCACTAA
- a CDS encoding TAT-variant-translocated molybdopterin oxidoreductase, whose amino-acid sequence MASNKIQFRSIHELKDPALNGKLALKEFQEEIPVEDFLGDAEQNGSSTSRRDFLKLLGFSTAAVTLAACEAPVIKTIPYVVKPHDIIPGTPNYYASTYFDGFDFASVLVKTREGRPIKIEPNPAGGDLGKTNARAQASVLSLYDNDKVKQPKLDGKDETFDKVDSFVIKGLEEAKASGKKIVVLSHSFASPTFKKLFAEFKAKYPTAELVTYDAFPYSAALDAAQEVFGQRALPIYDLKGSELVVSFQADFLGDYNASSLESSYAAARKPSATMLRHIQVESNMSLTGANADSRYRLKPSAVNKTLVEVYNAIVGGGTSDKTATEIANELKAKGSKAVVFADGSKGAQVLAHLINQKLGSVAFTGKANFLKEFNGARYQEFLGWVNGGQVGVLIANNVDPIYSHPKGEDFKKSLSKVPYVVAVADKKNEMYKAAKAVIPVANWLESWGDIEPQTGVYSLMQPTIQKIYKSRQIEESLLVWKNGKNNAANNYYDYLKANSASILGGTSFNKALYNGINASTNSTTLSYAGGNAAQAVAELGNFKASELELVLYTKTSMGDGTQANNPWLQELPDPLTRMSWDNYLTISPKDAEKFAIENDLNARMQLDGSIVNLTVNGVTIKDVPVFIQPGQAEGSVGLALGYGKKNSGATADTGVNAYPLFDGSNLVVSGVKIEKTGEDHEFAGIQLQNTLMGRYEIAKEVPLAEFINVPFDDEHKGWNKPLEYHTISGALPARKIDLWDAFDDTDGPHFNLSIDLNSCTGCGACIIACQAENNVPVVGKEEVRMSRDMYWLRIDRYYSSRQKVEVYEGLKEGMAVPELYGTAFGDGGALNHPADNPDVIFQPVMCQHCNHAPCETVCPVAATSHGKQGQNHMAYNRCIGTRYCANNCPYKVRRFNWFTYNLNDKFDFNMNNDLGRMVLNPDVVVRTRGVMEKCSMCIQMTQNTILEAKKEGRKVKDGEFQTACSKACSTGAMTFGDMNDKESEIRERYASNRRYYLLEEIGTKPNVFYHTKVRNRVEK is encoded by the coding sequence ATGGCTTCAAACAAAATACAATTCAGAAGTATTCATGAACTTAAAGATCCAGCTTTAAATGGTAAGCTGGCTCTTAAAGAGTTCCAGGAAGAAATTCCGGTAGAAGATTTCCTTGGAGATGCTGAACAGAATGGTTCTAGTACTTCAAGAAGAGATTTCTTAAAATTACTAGGATTCTCTACAGCAGCGGTAACTCTTGCTGCCTGTGAAGCTCCGGTAATTAAAACGATTCCTTATGTGGTAAAGCCGCATGATATTATTCCAGGAACCCCGAACTATTACGCTTCAACATATTTTGATGGGTTCGACTTTGCTAGTGTTTTAGTAAAAACTCGTGAAGGTAGACCAATCAAGATTGAACCAAACCCGGCTGGTGGTGATTTAGGTAAAACTAACGCAAGAGCTCAGGCAAGTGTTCTTTCTCTTTATGATAACGATAAAGTAAAGCAGCCTAAACTAGACGGTAAAGACGAAACTTTCGATAAAGTAGACAGTTTTGTTATTAAAGGTTTGGAAGAAGCTAAAGCGTCAGGCAAAAAGATTGTGGTTTTATCCCACTCTTTTGCTTCACCTACTTTCAAAAAGTTATTCGCTGAATTCAAAGCTAAATATCCTACAGCAGAATTAGTAACTTATGATGCTTTCCCTTATTCTGCAGCTTTGGATGCTGCTCAGGAAGTATTCGGACAGAGAGCATTGCCAATCTATGACCTTAAAGGTTCTGAATTGGTGGTTTCTTTCCAGGCTGATTTCTTAGGAGATTATAACGCTTCAAGCTTAGAGTCTTCTTACGCAGCGGCTAGAAAACCAAGTGCAACCATGTTGAGACACATTCAGGTAGAATCTAACATGTCATTAACTGGTGCTAACGCTGACTCAAGATACAGATTAAAGCCAAGTGCTGTAAACAAAACTTTAGTTGAGGTTTACAATGCAATCGTAGGTGGTGGTACTTCTGATAAGACTGCAACTGAAATTGCAAACGAATTGAAAGCAAAAGGAAGCAAAGCTGTTGTTTTTGCTGATGGTTCTAAAGGAGCACAGGTTTTAGCACACTTAATCAATCAAAAATTAGGATCAGTAGCTTTCACAGGCAAAGCAAACTTCTTAAAAGAATTCAACGGTGCAAGATATCAGGAATTCCTAGGTTGGGTAAACGGTGGACAAGTTGGTGTATTAATCGCTAATAATGTAGACCCTATTTACTCTCACCCGAAAGGAGAAGATTTCAAAAAATCTTTATCAAAAGTTCCTTATGTAGTTGCTGTAGCTGATAAGAAAAATGAAATGTACAAAGCAGCTAAGGCTGTTATTCCGGTTGCTAACTGGTTAGAGTCTTGGGGAGATATCGAACCACAGACTGGCGTATATTCACTAATGCAGCCTACAATCCAGAAAATCTACAAATCAAGACAGATTGAAGAATCTCTATTGGTTTGGAAGAATGGTAAAAATAATGCTGCTAATAACTACTACGATTATTTAAAAGCTAATTCAGCTTCTATCTTAGGGGGTACTTCTTTCAACAAAGCATTATATAACGGTATCAATGCTTCTACTAACTCAACAACATTATCTTATGCAGGTGGAAATGCTGCACAGGCTGTTGCTGAACTAGGAAACTTCAAAGCTTCTGAATTAGAATTGGTATTATATACTAAGACTTCAATGGGAGACGGAACTCAGGCAAACAACCCTTGGTTGCAGGAATTACCAGATCCATTGACAAGAATGTCTTGGGATAACTACTTGACGATTTCTCCTAAAGATGCAGAGAAATTTGCGATTGAAAATGATCTTAATGCAAGAATGCAGTTAGATGGTTCTATCGTAAACCTTACTGTAAATGGAGTAACAATAAAAGATGTTCCTGTATTTATTCAACCTGGTCAGGCAGAAGGATCTGTAGGTCTTGCACTTGGTTATGGTAAGAAAAACTCAGGGGCTACTGCAGATACAGGTGTAAATGCTTATCCATTATTCGATGGTTCTAACCTTGTTGTTTCAGGGGTGAAAATCGAAAAAACTGGAGAAGATCATGAATTTGCAGGTATCCAGCTTCAGAATACTCTGATGGGACGTTACGAGATTGCTAAAGAAGTTCCTTTAGCTGAATTCATCAACGTACCTTTCGATGATGAGCACAAAGGATGGAATAAGCCTTTGGAATACCACACAATCAGTGGAGCTCTTCCAGCAAGAAAAATTGACCTTTGGGATGCTTTCGACGATACAGATGGACCTCACTTCAACTTATCTATCGACTTGAACTCATGTACAGGTTGTGGAGCTTGTATCATTGCTTGTCAGGCAGAAAACAACGTTCCTGTAGTAGGAAAAGAAGAAGTAAGAATGTCTAGAGATATGTATTGGTTAAGAATTGACCGTTACTATTCTTCAAGACAAAAAGTAGAAGTATACGAAGGATTGAAAGAAGGAATGGCTGTACCAGAATTGTATGGTACTGCTTTCGGAGACGGAGGTGCATTAAACCACCCTGCAGACAATCCGGATGTAATCTTCCAACCAGTAATGTGTCAGCACTGTAACCACGCTCCTTGTGAAACTGTATGTCCTGTAGCGGCTACTTCACATGGTAAGCAAGGTCAAAACCATATGGCTTACAACAGATGTATCGGTACAAGATATTGTGCAAACAACTGTCCATACAAAGTAAGACGTTTCAACTGGTTTACTTATAACCTAAATGATAAGTTCGATTTCAACATGAACAACGATTTAGGAAGAATGGTACTTAACCCAGACGTAGTTGTAAGAACTAGAGGGGTAATGGAGAAATGTTCAATGTGTATCCAAATGACTCAGAATACTATTCTTGAGGCTAAGAAAGAGGGAAGAAAAGTGAAGGATGGTGAATTCCAGACTGCTTGTTCTAAAGCTTGTTCTACTGGAGCAATGACATTTGGAGACATGAATGATAAAGAATCTGAAATTAGAGAGCGCTATGCTTCTAACAGAAGATATTATTTACTAGAGGAGATCGGAACAAAACCAAACGTGTTCTATCACACTAAAGTAAGAAACAGAGTAGAAAAATAA
- a CDS encoding c-type cytochrome, with translation MISWRKHYKKTLIAIGLLLSTSASFYGQDGDPKNGEKLFKANCTACHALDKQVVGPPLKGVVERVKTEGGVDKDWLHKWIKDNKALRASGDKYANEIFEKFNKTEMQVFPNLTDKDIDDILAFTTNPPAPEEKKTEATPAPGAEATAPADKSTTNIVIISLLAIAGLLVWILVKLRQLVKLGQSDELSGLNETRVRSFKEMYEKFHYVGKGLIAILAILAAYGVWNWLMWIGVYKGYKPEQPIYFSHKIHAGEQKIDCQLCHSSAKYGKVSEIPSMNVCMNCHRTISEYNADHYMEPGKDKAFYDGEIQKIYAATGWDPAKQQYTGKTQPVEWTRIHNMPDFVYFNHSQHVVAGEQAIINSFNKKNPNNKIDVVCKACHGKIDTMNVVQMANDFTMGWCIECHRTTEIDMNNGYNKEYFKNLHDKLKKQYPQDGGKITVDAIGGLECGKCHY, from the coding sequence ATGATTAGTTGGAGAAAGCATTATAAAAAAACGTTGATCGCAATAGGCTTATTGCTATCAACCAGTGCTTCATTTTACGGGCAAGACGGCGATCCTAAAAACGGAGAGAAACTTTTCAAAGCGAATTGTACTGCATGTCACGCACTGGACAAACAAGTTGTAGGACCCCCATTAAAAGGAGTTGTAGAGCGAGTAAAGACAGAGGGTGGTGTAGACAAAGATTGGCTTCACAAGTGGATCAAAGACAACAAAGCTCTTAGAGCTTCGGGGGATAAATACGCTAATGAGATTTTTGAAAAGTTTAACAAGACTGAAATGCAGGTCTTTCCAAATCTTACAGATAAGGATATTGACGACATTTTAGCTTTCACAACTAATCCACCAGCTCCGGAAGAGAAAAAGACGGAAGCAACTCCTGCACCTGGCGCTGAAGCGACAGCTCCTGCAGACAAAAGCACAACAAACATTGTAATCATTTCCCTTTTAGCCATCGCTGGTTTATTAGTTTGGATTTTGGTGAAACTAAGACAATTAGTGAAGCTAGGCCAATCTGACGAACTATCCGGGCTTAACGAAACGAGAGTTCGTTCGTTTAAGGAAATGTATGAGAAGTTCCACTATGTAGGAAAAGGATTAATAGCTATTCTTGCTATTCTTGCTGCTTACGGAGTATGGAACTGGTTAATGTGGATCGGGGTTTACAAAGGATACAAACCTGAGCAGCCTATCTACTTCTCTCACAAAATCCACGCTGGAGAACAGAAAATTGACTGTCAATTATGTCACTCTAGTGCTAAATACGGAAAAGTATCTGAGATTCCTTCTATGAACGTTTGTATGAACTGTCACAGAACAATTTCTGAATACAACGCAGATCACTACATGGAGCCAGGAAAAGACAAGGCATTCTATGATGGAGAAATCCAGAAGATCTACGCAGCAACAGGTTGGGATCCTGCTAAACAACAGTATACAGGAAAAACACAACCGGTTGAATGGACAAGAATCCACAACATGCCAGACTTCGTTTACTTTAACCACTCTCAGCACGTAGTAGCAGGTGAACAAGCGATCATCAATTCTTTCAACAAAAAGAATCCTAACAACAAAATTGATGTTGTATGTAAGGCTTGTCACGGAAAAATTGATACAATGAATGTTGTTCAAATGGCTAATGACTTTACGATGGGATGGTGTATCGAATGTCACAGAACGACTGAAATCGATATGAACAACGGTTATAATAAAGAGTACTTCAAGAATCTACACGACAAGTTGAAAAAACAATATCCACAAGATGGAGGTAAGATCACTGTAGATGCAATTGGAGGTCTTGAGTGTGGTAAATGTCATTATTAA
- a CDS encoding SPOR domain-containing protein — protein sequence MRNLIKIFSILSLFGFYSIEAQQVVKKDTLSGTELIITMDSKINAALEGVEGKCSKVAVNNPTKDYNNNDGNISTGISTKPPKIYVPNRELTNAEICKKNPRILGYKIQITTVKSNEEANEVKSYFRKRFPNLKVETDASLRPNYKILAGSYFTKQSAASDLSKIREYFKSAVAVQYRIFCAEAK from the coding sequence ATGAGAAATTTGATTAAAATATTTTCGATATTATCATTATTTGGTTTTTATAGTATTGAAGCACAGCAGGTTGTTAAAAAAGATACGCTTTCGGGAACGGAGCTAATCATCACTATGGATTCTAAAATAAATGCTGCCTTGGAAGGAGTTGAAGGCAAATGTTCAAAAGTTGCCGTTAATAATCCGACTAAGGATTACAACAATAATGATGGTAATATTTCTACAGGCATCAGTACGAAACCTCCAAAGATTTATGTGCCGAATAGGGAATTGACCAATGCTGAGATTTGTAAGAAAAATCCTCGTATTTTAGGGTATAAAATTCAGATTACAACAGTTAAAAGCAATGAAGAAGCTAATGAGGTTAAATCTTATTTCAGAAAGAGATTTCCTAACCTTAAAGTGGAAACGGATGCTTCTTTAAGACCTAACTATAAGATCCTAGCTGGAAGTTATTTTACAAAGCAGAGTGCTGCCAGTGATCTTTCAAAAATTAGAGAATACTTCAAGTCTGCCGTTGCTGTACAGTATAGAATTTTCTGTGCAGAAGCTAAGTAG
- a CDS encoding DUF6080 domain-containing protein, whose protein sequence is MSIIKTKFIHFLRLVFPSSYTELAVFLFFITCYGTLGSYIAIHYRIIFDSRIPWDAYFSFDNKSILLTGGSFERHPLSYYFFNWIREFSLFVSGGKMDMTFRLTLAWLSNIIITLNIVQIFKYLKNIIRLPLTFSLLITFFFGAFSTNIILSFTPENFTYTLFLLSLYNYYAAIKLKKEEKIPVSALSLAAITIGGLTITNLVKVFIPIFFEKNLFRNWKKIGNAIIRGTIAMVIYILLYLNRIDFKYQNIFSKTNQQYEKFSNVESMPTWDMIMSFFFGGNILFPSFTISDKHNMKGFDFKALYMDLYSSPFSYVFIAVLLILISWSYLKNFKNKWVQIIALSFLFDIFIHCIMRFGLHTSYIYGGHFVFVYPLLIGWLFYAYRSSPKMTAFLTLTVSILFTYLIINNWFRMSEFFWFLETYYK, encoded by the coding sequence GTGTCTATTATCAAAACAAAATTCATTCATTTTCTAAGGTTGGTTTTCCCATCCTCATATACTGAACTTGCAGTTTTCCTATTCTTCATTACTTGCTATGGGACTCTGGGATCATATATTGCAATCCATTATAGAATCATTTTCGACAGTAGAATTCCATGGGATGCCTACTTTAGTTTCGACAATAAATCTATATTGCTTACTGGCGGCAGTTTTGAAAGACATCCTCTATCCTATTATTTCTTCAACTGGATTAGGGAATTTTCATTATTTGTTTCTGGTGGAAAAATGGATATGACTTTCAGGCTTACACTGGCTTGGCTCAGCAATATCATCATTACCCTGAATATAGTTCAGATTTTTAAATACCTGAAGAACATCATCAGACTTCCACTTACCTTCAGTCTTTTGATTACATTCTTCTTTGGAGCATTTTCTACAAATATCATTTTATCGTTTACACCAGAGAACTTCACGTATACCCTATTTTTACTTTCTCTTTATAATTATTATGCAGCCATAAAACTCAAAAAAGAAGAAAAAATACCAGTCTCAGCACTATCATTGGCAGCAATTACCATTGGCGGACTTACCATTACCAACCTTGTAAAGGTTTTTATCCCGATATTCTTTGAAAAAAATCTTTTTAGGAATTGGAAAAAAATAGGAAATGCTATTATAAGAGGAACAATTGCTATGGTTATCTACATCCTGCTTTATCTAAACAGGATTGATTTTAAGTATCAAAACATTTTTTCAAAAACCAACCAACAGTATGAAAAGTTCTCCAATGTTGAATCTATGCCCACCTGGGACATGATCATGTCTTTCTTTTTTGGAGGAAATATTTTGTTTCCAAGCTTTACAATTTCCGACAAACATAACATGAAAGGCTTTGATTTTAAGGCATTGTATATGGATCTTTATTCCTCCCCATTTTCTTATGTTTTTATTGCTGTATTATTGATATTGATAAGTTGGAGTTATCTTAAGAATTTTAAAAATAAATGGGTTCAAATAATTGCCCTTTCATTTTTGTTTGACATCTTCATCCATTGCATAATGAGGTTTGGTCTTCATACTTCATATATCTACGGCGGACACTTTGTTTTCGTTTATCCGTTGCTTATTGGCTGGTTATTTTATGCATACAGATCATCACCAAAAATGACAGCATTTTTAACCCTTACGGTTAGCATATTATTCACCTATCTTATCATCAATAATTGGTTTAGAATGTCAGAGTTTTTTTGGTTTTTGGAGACCTATTACAAATAA